DNA from Scylla paramamosain isolate STU-SP2022 chromosome 42, ASM3559412v1, whole genome shotgun sequence:
ggtgTTTAGCTCTCACCTAGTGCTCTTGCTCttcctgctgttcctgctgttcCTATTTACGATGCTCTTGTTGCGACAGGAGATGGGGTATGGAGTAGGGAAGGCAGGGTTATGTGACGCCCTCAACTGCTGCTGTACGTTCAGTGGGTGAGACAAGGGATGGGATAAGTATGGAGAGGGTAGGGCACACTCACCTGATGCTCCTGaaactgctgctcctgctgctcctcctcctgttgtggGTGAGACAAGGAATGGGATGATTATGGGAATTGTAGGGAAGTGTTGTGTGCTCACCTGCTTCTCCTGTTTTACCTGCTGcacctgctgttcctgctgctcgtGATGTTCGTGCTGTTCCTGATGTACCTGCTGTGGGAGAGACAAGGGATGGGATAAGCATGAGAATGGTAGGGAGGTGttgtgcactcacctgctgctcctgctgtttttgttgctacttatattcctgctgctcctgctgttcctgATGTTCGTGCTGCTCcttatgttgctgctgctcctactgtaTCTGCTGAGGGAGATAAGGGATTGGATAAGTATGGAAAGGTTAGGGAGTTGttgtgcactcacctgctgctcctactgATCTTGATGTTCCTGTTGCTCCTGATGTTcatgctgctcctgctgttcctgctgctcctaaTGTTCCTACATTTCCTACTGTGAGTAAGACAAGGGATGGGATAAGTATGGGAAGGTTAAGGTATTGTGTactctcctgctgctcctgctgctcctgatgttctTGATGTATCTATTGCTTCTgctgttcctgctcctcctgatgCTCATGCTGTACCTTGTTTTGGTGAGACAAAGAATGGGATAAGTATGGAAAGTGTAGGGAGGTGATGTGCACTCAcctgttgcttctgctgctcctgAAGTTCCTgttgctcctgatgttcctgttgCACGTGCTGCCCCTGCTGTtcgctcctcctgctcctgatTTTCCTGTTGTGGGATGGGATCAGTATGGGGAAGGTAAGTAGGTGGTGTGCACTCActtgctgctcctgatgttcctgctgtatctgctgctcctgcttttcctgctgctcctgatgttcccGCTGTATCTATTTCTCCTGCTTTCCCTGGTACTCCTGATGTTCCTGTGTACCTGCTTTGTTGGTGAGACAAAGGATGGGATGAGTATGGTAAGGGTAACGAGGTGTTGAGCACTCACCTGCTACTCCTGCTgttcctgatgttcctgctgtatctgctgctcctgctgtacCTGCTGTGGGTGAGACAAATAATGGGATAAGTATGGGAAAGGTAAGAAGGTGTTTtgcactcacctgctgctcatgttgctcctgatgttcctgctgctcctgatgttcctgctgctcctgatgttaCTGCTGCTCATACTGCTCCTTACTTTCCTGCTGTATCTGCTGCCCTTCTGTTCTTCCTGTGGGTGAGACAGGTGATGTGATAAgtatgggaagggtagggaggtgttgtgcactcacctgctgctctTAGTggtcctgatgttcctgctgctcctgatgttcctgctgctcctgatgttcttgttgctcctgatgttcctgttgctcctgatgttcctgttgctaatgatgttcctgctgctcctgatcttcctgatgttcctgctgctccttacTTTCCTGCTGTATCTGCTGCCCTTCTGTTCTTGCTGTGGGTGAGAAAGTGGATGTGATAAgtatgggaagggtagggaggtgttgtgcactcacctgctgctcctagtggtcctgatgttcctgctgca
Protein-coding regions in this window:
- the LOC135093205 gene encoding GATA zinc finger domain-containing protein 10-like codes for the protein MNIRSNRNIRSNRNIRSNRNIRSSRSSSRSSRYNRNEQQGHQEHREQQVKQQHQKQQEHQEQEQEQKGSRYSRKVRSSRNIRKIRSSRNIISNRNIRSNRNIRSNKNIRSSRNIRSSRNIRTTKSSSRYSRSSRYSRNIRNSRSSRKIRSRRSEQQGQHVQQEHQEQQELQEQQKQQQVHQEQHEHHEQQEQQVQQEEEQQEQQFQEHQVSVPYPLHTYPIPCLTH